The stretch of DNA CGTCGACATGCGGCTTCATGCCGGGCGGAAGGGTCGCGGCGTTGAGCATGCCGGCGTGGCTCTCGATCTCCTCGATCGCCCCGAGGAGCTGCGTGGTCGCGCGCTCCGTCGAATCGACCACGGCGTCGAGCTCGTCGGCCGCCCGGCGCATGCCCTTGCCGGTGTTCTCGGTCCGGTGCAGCGTCGCCAGCTCGGACTTGGTCCGCGTGATCGCATCCTTCATGATGTCGAGTTCGGTGCGCATCGCGAGAGCTTCGTGCAGGTCCCGGCGACAGGACTCGATCGTCTCGCTCGCGCTCATCTGGGTGACGCGGCGCAAGTCTTGGATGGCGTTGAAGATGTCTTCGAGACGCTCCCCGGAGGCGGGCGTACTCGACGCCGGCGGGGGAGCCCCGGGAAGCCCAAGGGCGTCTTCGATGCGATAGCGCTTCTGGGTCATCGTCCGGGCGTAGGCGTTCGGGTTCCGTCTCAGTAACTCTCTAACACATCGGTTAGCGGACTGTGACTGCCACGCTTCGATCGTGCGATTGGTGCGTTCCCGTCCGCGCCCGGATCGTCCCGAGCTCCGGCAGCGATGCTTTACCGGTGATTCACGGTGTCGTCGTCGGATCGCGGGACAGCGCCGAAACCGCATTCGATTCACCACGCTCATTCACCTGATTCGCGGGTTCCAGGCGGGACTATTCGCGCGACCGGGATGTGCAGCCCCGGTGCGGGAGCGTGCGATGATACGGGGATCAGTCCATCTGGGTGTGTGGGCGAGCGTTGCCGCCCTGGTGTGGTGCGCGCCCGTCCAGGCGCAGCAGGCGCGCTACGCGGAAGGCGGCAGCAATTACGGCGGCGGCCTCATCGAATATCTGGTCACCGGCAGCGCGGGCGGCGTCCGGAGCGCGCCGCAGCGCTACGCCACCTCGCAACCGATGCGTGCTCCCCAACCCATCGCGACCCCTCAGCGCGTCGCGGCCTATTCCGGCGACCTGCTGCCCGCCGAGCCGGACGTCGCCCCGGTTAATGCCGTGCCGTCCCGACCCTACGGAGCCGCTCCTGCGGGCGCCGTCGCTGCCGGAATCTACGGCGCATCTCAGCCGGATCCGAGCCGAATCGCCCGCGCGGTCGCGCCGGAATACCAGCGCCAGGAGGTACCGTTCGCGGGATCGCAGCGGCCGGGGACCATCGTGATCGACACCGCCGGGAGGCACCTGTACCTGGTTCAGGCCGGCCAGCGGGCGCTGCGCTATGGCATCGGCGTCGGCCGTCCCGGCTTCGCCTGGTCCGGGCTCAAGACCGTCAGCCGCAAGGCCGAGTGGCCGGATTGGATCCCGCCGTCCGAGATGCTGGCCCGCCGCCCCGATCTGCCGCGCCACATGGCGGGGGGCCCCGAGAACCCGCTCGGTGCGCGGGCGCTCTATCTCGGCTCCTCGCTCTACCGCATCCATGGCACCAACGAGCCCA from Methylobacterium sp. PvR107 encodes:
- a CDS encoding protein phosphatase CheZ — protein: MTQKRYRIEDALGLPGAPPPASSTPASGERLEDIFNAIQDLRRVTQMSASETIESCRRDLHEALAMRTELDIMKDAITRTKSELATLHRTENTGKGMRRAADELDAVVDSTERATTQLLGAIEEIESHAGMLNAATLPPGMKPHVDVILERVISAYEACNFQDLTGQRITKIVGVMKFIEEHLDRLIATWSELDSFKELITVMPVPTALDDESSLLNGPKLDHDPGHVDQSDIDSLFD
- a CDS encoding L,D-transpeptidase translates to MRGSVHLGVWASVAALVWCAPVQAQQARYAEGGSNYGGGLIEYLVTGSAGGVRSAPQRYATSQPMRAPQPIATPQRVAAYSGDLLPAEPDVAPVNAVPSRPYGAAPAGAVAAGIYGASQPDPSRIARAVAPEYQRQEVPFAGSQRPGTIVIDTAGRHLYLVQAGQRALRYGIGVGRPGFAWSGLKTVSRKAEWPDWIPPSEMLARRPDLPRHMAGGPENPLGARALYLGSSLYRIHGTNEPNTIGQSVSSGCIRMMNDDVIDLYERVPVGTRVEVL